The sequence below is a genomic window from Lodderomyces elongisporus chromosome 2, complete sequence.
TGATCTACGATGTTAAAGGTAGATTCACCGTGCACAGAATCTCTGCTGAAGAGGCTTCATACAAATTGGGTAAAGTTAAGAAGGTCCAATTGGGTAAGAGAGGTATCCCATACGTTGTTACCCACGACGGTAGAACCATTAGATACCCAGACCCATTGATCAAGGTCAACGACTCTGTCAAGATTGACTTGGCCACTGGTAAAATTACTGACTTCCTCAAGTTTGACACAGGTAGACTCGTTATGGTTACCGGTGGTAGAAACATGGGTAGAATCGGTACCATTGTCCACAGAGAAAAGCACGAGGGTGGTTTCGACTTGGTCCACATCAAGGATGCTTTGGAGAGAACTTTCGTCACTAGATTGAACAACGTTTTCGTTATTGGTGAGGAAGCTGGTAAGCCATGGGTTTCATTGCCAAAGGGTAAAGGTATTAAATTGTCTATTACCGAGGAAAGAGACAGAGCTAGACAACAAAGAGGCTTGATTGCATAgtgtattttatttcatatgtttatatttgtatttttatttcttattttggattttgtattttgtattttcccttttgccttttgttttttccttttcgtgttttactttttttatttctaaaGTCATAATTATGACTTTGgaatgataaaaaaaaggtaagaTCCATTGTACCGATTAGACAGAGCCACCATTTTGTAATATACAATCAAATGAGTTGAGTATAAACGTGGGCAAAAAATGGGATAGACATTCGAAAAGTGAaaagctaaaaaaaaaaaaaaaacgaaaaaaaatttatgaTACGTCGTGCTGGTCGGGTTACTCGTTTTTTCAACCTCCCGTCCCCCCTCCTCGTGGGGTGACCTCTTTCGCAACTATTTGGCTAAAGCTACACTTTTGAATCTTTCGTGTTCTAATTATTAATCTTtattccattttcttttcttcattattttattttatatatatttatatatataaaaactAAGCTCAATGATGTCACGGTAATAGAGAGACAAGAAGGAGATACAAAGGAGATTATAAACATTCTGTAAGGACATGTATGTTTGTGTCGGCGATTTTGTGTTGTCCGGTTTTAAcgttctctctctctctctctctctctctccccccccccccccccacgcAACCTTTCtctacatatatatatatatatatatatatacattatCTACATATTTCCTACAAAATAGCCACGGTTTTCTTGACATCCACCAACTTGGTTTGCCGCAGATTaaggaacaaaataaacataaagggaaaaagctttttttttatgaatTGCAATGACCTCACGTTATAGAGTAGAATACGCCCTCAAATCGCACCGTCGTGACGAATTTATCGAATGGATCAAAACTTTACTTGCATGTCCTTTTGTCCTACACGCCGACGTCGAGTCTTATAACTTGGCATACCCCAATTTATATGAAGTTCCCGATGACGACAAAGACTCACGCTTTAAGCAACACGAAATTGATGTTGCTCAGGATTGCCAACGTCGCTACTTAGAGATTTTCAAAGATGTTGAACAATTAATCGATCATACCATATTGATGGACCAACTCAATGatcaacagcaaaaaaCATTGTACCCCAATCCGCGATACACGCTGAGTCGTTTGCGCAATTTGGTACCTTCAATTGGTAGGTTTTTTACCAAATTGCCATTGAGTGAGGCGTTTTTGGTTGAGGATGAGCGTCGAGGCATAAGTAAACGACGATTAGTTGCACCAAGTTTCAATGATGTTCGAATGATTTTGAACATGGCCCAAATTATGGCACTAACCGAGATCAATCGCGAATTGGGTAGGACACACTTAAAGTTGATAACTTTTGATGGAGACGTTACTTTATATGAAGATGGTCAAAGTCTCGTTGAAGGTAGCGACGTTGTTAAAAGATTAGTTCAATTGCTTGCAATGGGCGTCtatgttggtgttgttacTGCCGCGGGCTACCCGGGACAAAGCGGCGCTGTCAAATATGAAGAACGTTTGAAAGGGTTGATTGACTATCTCAATCGTGAAGACGGATCTTGCATTCTTactaaagaacaaaaggaaaacttGTTGGTGATGGGGGCGGAATCAAATTACTTGTTTAGATACAATGCTCAACTCAAGGGATTAAAATTTATAGACTCTGAAGAATGGCATTTACCACAGGTGCAAAAATGGGATAATGATAAGATCAAGTATATAATGCATACTTGTCACCACCACCTAATCCATCTTCAACAGAAATTCCAATTGGAagacacaacaacaattatcAAGAAAGAGAGGTCAGTAGGAATAATTCCCAACCCGGGCCAAAAGATTCTTCGTGAACAGTTGGAGGAAATGGTGCTCTCGTGCTCAAAGAAATTAGAAGTCATTCTCAAATCAACTGATAATACAACAACCCAAACAACCCAAACGTCAAGGTCACAGGCAAGCAATGACTCAACTGATGAGTTTACCACCTCAGCAGGAGCCACTACGGCAACTACTTCCTCATTTGACCCTGCATCTTCATCGCCATTGAGTGATATCAAAGTATGTGCATTCAACGGAGGCAGTGATGTATGGGTTGATATTGGAGATAAGGCTCTCGGTGTCGAATCATTACAGAAATATTTGTGTCAAGACGAGTCAAATGACCTTTGTCCTATACGTAAAGCGGAAAGCTTACATATTGGTGATCAATTCGCCCTGCTTGGTGCAAACGATTTCAAGGCTAGGTTAAGTGCATGTACTGTGTGGATTGCTAATCCAGCAGAAACAGTGGCGATCTTGGATGATATCTTGgagtttgttgaaaagagaaaattggACACAACTGAAACAAAGTGATTCTGTCTGGTATTtttctgaaaaaaaaaaaagaggtttATAGAACTATGTCGAAATcaatgaaaaagaggaagctAGATTTCATTAGAAAAGAGTTAGAGGTTTTAATATatcgttgttgttttttttcttgaattTTATCATCACATCACATGTAGTTTATCATAAAAAAGTTTATAACAAAAAATACTTGTTCATTATTAAGATATAAAGCATCGATtattgaaaaggaaaggcaaaaaaaaagactatTAGTagaataaacaaacaaattagcaaaaacaaatgagCAAAACGAAttagcaaaaacaaatgagcaaaacaaatagttaacaaaaatttaacataatctaaaaaaaacatcattGCGTGCAGCTTACATCATAAATTCACCTTACTCGCTAATAAAGGTAACCTCACAATAACCTGgacctttttccttttctcccTCATATTCCAACTCAAAATCTTCCATATACTGGTATATGTATGGTTTTGCTCCCGAGATATTAGATACCAAGTTCTTGACAAATTGAGGAATTTCAGCCATGACGTCAACTCTCTCAACAAGATGGTCCAAGTTTCCAGTTAATTTCCATCCATTTTTAGGGTCTTGGAAGGTAATCTTTTGTGGTACTGGCCAAATATCGTTAGTTTTTGGGTTTTCATGAACCACATCATTATCGATGGAAGTCGAGATAATCTTATCGCCCTTAACTAAGATGCCGACATTGACTCTTGTCTTTGCATAAGACTTGGGAGTGGTGAATTCCATTACAACCGCTGAATACTCATCACCTTGGTAATTCAAAAAGTTCCATGACGATGCGGCATGGTGTGGTTTCATACCTTGCAAGGCCATAACAACCATTCCCAATCCATTTTGCAGTGAAATGTCAACCTTGCCCAAATCATTATTGACAATGGCACCTTCAACAGTACAACGTGGCCAGAAACAATGACGCATCTTACCCCATGGGTTCTCGGCATCAGTTCCATATAAAGTAGTACCATCTTCGCCAAAAATAACACCTGGTGAAACTTGTTTAAAAGTCAAGTCAACCATTGTTGAGCCCATGGCACTCTTGAGTTGGTACAGCACGCCATCTTCACCAAGCTTCAACGAAAAGTTCTTTGCCGTGACATTGTTACCTTCGATTTTGTAATCCTGTAATGGCAAAGAATACCATTTGCCGTTACATCGTAAGTTAAAGTGTGCAGTGTTTACAACACCCATGATAAGTGAATATATAATCTGGACGAAACCCTTGGACTTGGTGCTAAGGTCCGTAAAGTACATGGTCAATGTCTCAACATTTGTGTACGAGAGCAATTGCCATTTGAAATCCTCGGGGGTAGTCTGGCGTGAAACTTGTTGGGGGTCCTTAATTCTCTTGGTGACAGGGTGAATGGCCTCGGGACCATACTCGGGTTCTGTTGTACCTGCTACAGCTGATAATCCTCCTTGTACCCACTTAAGCATTCTAGTTTATAATCTAtctagttgttgttgttgttgttgtggtggtggtaatggtggtggtggttgttattgtttttcGATTGATTGCTTATCTGTTTAGCTCTTTGTGgtgttgtgttgtgttttgttgGTAAGTTTGTTGATCCTTAATTGGTTATAGGTTGTTACTATTCTATAGGAAATAGGAGAAGAAGCAACCCGAATTGTAGAAATGCAATAAAATGAGATTGAAAGGTATGATGATAGTGTAATGGCAAAGAAgcacaagaaaaaaaagaaaaaaaaaaaagaagaggcaAAAAAGGAGAGAAGTAAAGAAGTAGAGAAGTAGAGAAGGGGAACAATTGTGACATTGGAGTGTCGCGTAATTGAACTATACGACATACATGTGAGTAAAAAAGTATTGCAGCATTCACATGACCTTGTAAGTCACATGACTTGTTTCacaatctcttttttttaatattattaattTATAGATCTTCAAATATTAAACCTTGGCCTATGAAATCTTATATACGTGAAACACATTCAATCAaccaatttgaaaattaaattaatagagaaaaagaaagaataaagaaaaagaaaaaaagaaaataatttcCTATTCCAATCAATAATGCACAACTTTCCGTTTCTTTACTTCTCTGATTTTTCGGTCATAGTCCCATAACCTTCCTTTCCATTCACGTAATAAATTGTGCATCTCAACTAACTTGATCAAATTTGCCTTGTTCTCAGAGTGACTTTGCTCTTTACCACTagtctttttcaatttgttgtaTAAGTGAGAGTATTCCCTATACTTTTCCTTAAACAGTACAGCTAGGTTTCGATAATACTTTTCGTCGTGCTTCTGTTGCTGATGTGGAGTATGGGATACCTCACTCTTTTCAATTGAACAGGGAGTAGCTGATCTACTACTTTTAGTAACCACATTACTGTTGCCATCAGTAGCTGGTTTCTTCATCTTGGTTTTTTCCTTGCTAGGTGCATTGAAAGTAGAGTGAGAATGCAAATGCGTGGATACAGGCACAAGCGTAGGTTTAGGTTTAGGTGTAGATGTAGATGTGGATGTAGATGTGGATGTAGGTGCTGGTACAGGTGCGGGCGAAGATGTTTTCAATCTTGATACAGGTTCGAGATTGTCTTTCCTGGTGTTACTAAGCGTCACCTTTTCTCGTTCTTGTTCGATCTTGGAAGCTGAAGCATTTTTATTAATCTTCTTCTGTGATTTCTTCTCTCCATTGGTTAATCTTGACGGGGGAGGAGATTGGGGTGAAAGAGGAGATCGACTGCTATCTTTCTGTGGAGACGTACTTCTACTTCTAATCCCAATACCTAATCCCACcactttttcctctttttccttttccttttccttttccttttccttttccttttcattcTCCTTTGGTTccactttcttttctaataAAATTTTCTTCCTCACCGGATGCGTTTTTGGATATCCCAATCTGGACAATGCATTATTAATGTTCTGCACcaccattttcttttcctcttcgtTTCTATAATTCCAACTCAATGGTATCAATGTTTTATAGCTTTTATCTTTCAAGATATACGTCTCACcatcttttgtttcctccAAATAAGTGTAATTATCCCAGGGTGCTTCACTCCTGTATATTTCCGCATGACTCAGTAAAAACTGATCTAAAAGTGTCGGCAGTAGCAGATCCACCACCTCATCGTAGTTCATCAATTGGATAATACTCTGCCGGGATATCGGCCCGAGGGAAAGTAAATGCATGAATTTTTGCAATATAGTTGCCTGAGAATCATCAGACTCAATCTTGAATGGATTGTGTGCCTGTTTGATTTGGCCAGCATTGTTACCGTATATGTCTAATGTACTGTATCTGGGCCTAATGAATGTCGTTTTTGTTGGTAAAGGTGATGCGCTTGGTGTGAAACTTCGTGAAATGTTGCCTCCGAATCGCGGACTTGGTGAATAAATAGTACCTCTAGCGGAACTTGTAGTATTTGTAGTTTTTGTAGTATTTGTAGTATTTGAAGTATTTCTAATGGTATGAGCAGAAGTGGGTAAGGTATCAGTCTGTGGATTGTTGGCAATGGCTTGTGATTGTAGTTGTTTGATCCTTCGGGGATCAGTGACAACTGTTAGTCGAGTAGTGGTTACCGCTTTCTTCAGTAGTGTGGATGATCCGGGATGGTATTCAACCTTGGAAGGTTCGGGCAATTTAATACATGGATACTCTTGATCCTGGCCAATTTTAAATACCTAAAAAACATGTTAGTATATGGATAttggttctttttcatgatgaaataataaaaaaaaaaaaagaaagaacaaaaagaacgaaagaaatgaaatgaaatgacatgaaataaaaaggtgAGGGTGGATACATACATAGTTGCCGTTTTTGACTACGAGTTTCAAAGATGCGTGGTTTACTGTGGTGGAGGTGTTGGGAGTTGACGAGTGTGGAGTTGGGTCTGAGTTTGAAGGTGGTATTAGTTTTAACTTATCTAGTATGTCATTGTTTAGCTTGATCTGTATAGCAATTGGTTGAGAAGTGGATTGCGATGATACCGCTGACTCGGTCAAAGGCGGCGGTAGAGCCggtgttggtgctggtggtcTTAGTAAAGTTCTTGACATGATGGTGGAGGTGAAaatttaataataataaaaaaaaaaaaaaaacaaaaagagagtAATGTCAGTTTGATCTAGTACTTGATTGGTGTGGCATATGAAtagttttggaaaagttgGTAAAGTTATTAAACTCAGTAAAGTTGGAGTAATTGGAGTAATTGGAGTATTTGTAATTATTGTGGTGGTAgtgatggtggtgtttAGTGTGGTAGTTGAATGATCCTTTTTCTGAAAGGAGTAGGGTTAGTGGCTAGAAGGGTAGTGAAAGGGTAAGGCAGGATCACAAAGATAAGATTTAATTAACACCAAGCAATGCGGGTTACAACTGCCTACTACAATTGTAACTGTAACTACTTCTAGGCTTACATccacatcaacatcaaaaacaaaaataataatattagtaataataaaaataataataataacagtaacaataacagtaaCAGTAGCAGTAACAGTAACAGTAACAGTAGCAGTAACAGTAGCAGTAACAGTTACAGAGAGTCAGCCCTAGAGGCAATAGCAGAGTAAATAGTTGTGCAACTACAAGTATGTTGAAACAATACGAAGCCACAACCTTCTTAAACATTTCGTTTTAACAATTTCTATTTGCTGAAAGTCAGGCTTTTTATTCTTAAAAGGCGATGTATCCGAGTCATACCATCTCTCCCTCTTTCTATCTCATTCTTCACCTATTATTCTCTTTAAATAGCAGTTATTAgtagaaggaaaaaaagaaaaaacaatagcCATAACCATTGTAAGTATGTGCACATCTAGCTGCAGCGTATTCTATACTATCTAACCAATTACCAACTCAAATGGCTCTGTAAATAAAGTGAAACTCCAATAGAGCACGAacacaagcacaagcaTAAGCATAAACACAAGCACAAAGACTAGGAAAAAGACGACAATATCTCcaaaggaggaggaggaggagggggggaatttgttgttttttttttcttttaatttttttcttttaattttaatatatattaatttttcccaatttgttttcatttgctACACAAAATCAGTTGGTAGGTGTTTTTTTATAGAAACAAATCGTTTAAGAAACAACGACTAGAGGGACGAAGGAGGAGtaagaggaggaagaggagaaCAAGTTAATTATACAAAAATGTGTAGCTGTAGCAACTACAACACGTTACTTTCAAGATAGTTACCAGAtacaatcaaaaaaaaaaaaagaataaaagttACCTTTCAATATGGCAGGGATTGTGAGATGAAGGAGTTTATAAGTGTTGCACTAAAACATTAAAGAGTTTATTTGCCTCtacatttttattttctttttactttttgaaGTGTCATTTTTGTGTAATAAACTTCAACAtacctaaaaaaaaataaaataaaaataaaaataaaaaaaagaaattaaataaaattttaaattcaGAGAGAGAAAGCGAAATTGTAAAGTCGTGAAAATGGGAATACTCAAAACATacaaatgga
It includes:
- the RPS4_1 gene encoding 40S ribosomal protein S4 codes for the protein MMFHSHFPFRKKHLKRLAAPSHWMLDKLSGAYAPRSSAGPHKLRESLPLVIFLRNRLKYALNGREVKAILMQQHVQVDGKVRTDATFPAGFMDVITLEATNEHFRLIYDVKGRFTVHRISAEEASYKLGKVKKVQLGKRGIPYVVTHDGRTIRYPDPLIKVNDSVKIDLATGKITDFLKFDTGRLVMVTGGRNMGRIGTIVHREKHEGGFDLVHIKDALERTFVTRLNNVFVIGEEAGKPWVSLPKGKGIKLSITEERDRARQQRGLIA
- the ISN1 gene encoding IMP 5'-nucleotidase, encoding MTSRYRVEYALKSHRRDEFIEWIKTLLACPFVLHADVESYNLAYPNLYEVPDDDKDSRFKQHEIDVAQDCQRRYLEIFKDVEQLIDHTILMDQLNDQQQKTLYPNPRYTSSRLRNLVPSIGRFFTKLPLSEAFLVEDERRGISKRRLVAPSFNDVRMILNMAQIMALTEINRELGRTHLKLITFDGDVTLYEDGQSLVEGSDVVKRLVQLLAMGVYVGVVTAAGYPGQSGAVKYEERLKGLIDYLNREDGSCILTKEQKENLLVMGAESNYLFRYNAQLKGLKFIDSEEWHLPQVQKWDNDKIKYIMHTCHHHLIHLQQKFQLEDTTTIIKKERSVGIIPNPGQKILREQLEEMVLSCSKKLEVILKSTDNTTTQTTQTSRSQASNDSTDEFTTSAGATTATTSSFDPASSSPLSDIKVCAFNGGSDVWVDIGDKALGVESLQKYLCQDESNDLCPIRKAESLHIGDQFASLGANDFKARLSACTVWIANPAETVAILDDILEFVEKRKLDTTETK
- the SVF1 gene encoding Putative cell survival pathways protein: MLKWVQGGLSAVAGTTEPEYGPEAIHPVTKRIKDPQQVSRQTTPEDFKWQLLSYTNVETLTMYFTDLSTKSKGFVQIIYSLIMGVVNTAHFNLRCNGKWYSLPLQDYKIEGNNVTAKNFSLKLGEDGVSYQLKSAMGSTMVDLTFKQVSPGVIFGEDGTTLYGTDAENPWGKMRHCFWPRCTVEGAIVNNDLGKVDISSQNGLGMVVMALQGMKPHHAASSWNFLNYQGDEYSAVVMEFTTPKSYAKTRVNVGILVKGDKIISTSIDNDVVHENPKTNDIWPVPQKITFQDPKNGWKLTGNLDHLVERVDVMAEIPQFVKNLVSNISGAKPYIYQYMEDFELEYEGEKEKGPGYCEVTFISE